One genomic segment of Vibrio agarivorans includes these proteins:
- a CDS encoding mechanosensitive ion channel family protein, producing the protein MDVIHQAIDFFSTHKFVFTIFVLVCIYGIRKLVLAQIRGDDVFVTQEQRKWMATTKNINLLVIVVVLFYLWQSEINEFALSVTAIAVAIVVASKEIILCFTGSFQRASSRSFQIGDWIEVGKYSGEVIDHSLMATVIQEIDLHHGLYDYTGKTITLPNSLFFTHPVKNLNFMKRYVFHNFGIIVPNFVNLYPLLDELEKRIEAHCEYFIEVARRYNIMIEKHSGVDLPSAEPHIHISSMPNGEQNVHITLFCPTDKAVHLEQDIRKDFMELYDEKFTHQ; encoded by the coding sequence GTGGACGTTATTCATCAAGCGATAGATTTCTTTTCTACTCACAAATTTGTTTTCACGATTTTCGTGTTGGTGTGCATTTATGGGATTCGCAAGCTGGTGCTGGCGCAGATACGTGGTGATGATGTCTTTGTGACGCAAGAGCAACGTAAGTGGATGGCCACCACCAAAAACATCAACTTGTTGGTGATAGTGGTTGTTCTGTTTTATCTGTGGCAATCAGAGATCAATGAGTTTGCCCTGTCGGTGACAGCGATTGCGGTGGCTATTGTGGTCGCTTCAAAAGAGATCATTCTCTGTTTCACCGGCTCTTTTCAACGTGCTAGCTCGCGCTCATTTCAGATCGGTGATTGGATTGAAGTGGGTAAATACAGTGGTGAAGTGATTGATCACAGCTTGATGGCGACCGTCATTCAGGAGATCGATTTACATCACGGCTTATACGATTACACGGGTAAAACCATCACCTTACCCAACAGTTTGTTCTTTACTCATCCAGTCAAGAACCTCAACTTCATGAAGCGTTATGTGTTCCATAACTTTGGGATTATCGTACCGAATTTTGTTAACTTGTATCCACTGCTGGATGAGCTTGAAAAGCGCATCGAAGCGCACTGTGAATACTTCATCGAAGTTGCGCGTCGCTACAACATCATGATTGAAAAACATTCAGGTGTCGATTTGCCAAGTGCTGAGCCGCATATCCATATTTCGAGCATGCCAAACGGCGAACAAAACGTTCATATCACGTTGTTTTGCCCAACAGATAAAGCGGTGCATTTAGAGCAGGATATACGCAAAGATTTCATGGAGCTGTACGATGAGAAGTTTACTCATCAGTAG
- a CDS encoding BCCT family transporter — MSNLTSSAPQAPVQEADYAATPPLSFLKKLELDNPVFWLSGSFLSLFVLLALTNTDALTGFVNSGFGYATQYFGAFWQVLLLANFLIGLVIAFGRTGYVRLGGLATPEIDTFKWLSIVLCTLLAGGGVFWAAAEPIAHFVSSPPVYGDATPKAAAINALSQSFMHWGFLAWAILGCLSSVVLMHLHYDKGLPLKPRTLLYPVFGNKAINGKIGDIADACSIIAVAAGTIGPIGFLGLQISYALNTLFGLPDTFMTQSSVILAAIAMYTVSALSGVSKGIQIISRYNIILSVALIGYILFFGPTSFIVDGYVQGVGRMIDNFFPMALHRDDTEWLSWWTVFFWGWFLGYGPMMAIFIARISRGRTIRQLILSISIAAPLITCFWFSIVGGSGLAFELDNPGLISSAFEGFNLPAVLLAITSELPYPMVISVLFLILTTTFIVTTGDSMTYTISVVITGSAEPNAMIRSFWGIVMGVVAITLISIGSGGISALQSFIVITAVPVSFILLPSLWKAPSIANTMAKEQGLV; from the coding sequence ATGTCAAATTTGACAAGCTCCGCCCCTCAAGCTCCTGTTCAGGAAGCTGATTACGCTGCGACACCTCCCCTTTCGTTTCTAAAAAAACTTGAGCTCGATAACCCTGTATTTTGGTTAAGCGGCAGCTTTCTGTCTCTCTTTGTCCTGCTTGCACTTACCAATACCGATGCTCTGACGGGTTTTGTAAACTCTGGTTTCGGCTACGCAACTCAATACTTCGGTGCCTTTTGGCAAGTATTGTTGTTAGCAAACTTTCTGATTGGCCTTGTCATTGCATTTGGCCGCACGGGTTATGTGCGTCTTGGCGGGTTAGCGACACCTGAAATTGATACCTTCAAATGGCTATCTATCGTACTGTGCACCCTATTAGCCGGTGGTGGCGTTTTTTGGGCGGCAGCAGAGCCTATTGCCCACTTTGTATCTTCACCACCCGTTTATGGTGATGCTACACCTAAAGCAGCTGCGATCAACGCGCTCTCTCAATCCTTTATGCATTGGGGATTCTTAGCCTGGGCTATCCTTGGCTGTTTGTCTTCGGTTGTTCTGATGCATTTGCATTACGATAAAGGTCTTCCTCTAAAACCAAGAACACTGCTTTATCCCGTATTTGGCAACAAAGCGATCAACGGTAAGATTGGTGATATTGCCGATGCGTGCAGCATTATTGCGGTCGCTGCAGGAACAATCGGTCCTATCGGCTTTTTGGGTCTGCAAATTAGCTATGCGTTGAATACGCTATTTGGTTTGCCTGACACCTTTATGACACAAAGTTCAGTGATTCTCGCAGCCATTGCGATGTATACCGTCTCTGCGCTAAGCGGTGTAAGTAAAGGCATACAAATTATCAGCCGATACAACATCATTCTGTCTGTGGCACTTATTGGCTACATCTTATTCTTTGGGCCAACGAGCTTTATTGTCGATGGCTATGTTCAAGGTGTCGGTCGCATGATCGATAACTTCTTTCCAATGGCGTTGCACCGTGATGACACCGAATGGCTCAGTTGGTGGACCGTGTTCTTTTGGGGATGGTTTCTAGGCTACGGCCCTATGATGGCTATTTTCATTGCGCGTATTTCTCGTGGTCGCACCATTCGTCAACTCATTCTTTCGATCAGTATTGCTGCACCGCTCATCACCTGTTTTTGGTTTAGCATTGTTGGTGGCAGTGGCCTGGCCTTCGAATTAGACAACCCTGGATTGATTTCATCCGCTTTTGAGGGCTTCAACCTGCCTGCAGTACTGCTAGCCATCACCTCTGAGCTACCTTACCCAATGGTAATTTCCGTATTGTTCCTTATTCTGACCACCACGTTTATTGTCACAACGGGTGATTCAATGACATACACGATCAGTGTGGTAATCACCGGCTCTGCAGAGCCTAACGCGATGATTCGCTCTTTTTGGGGCATTGTGATGGGGGTTGTGGCAATTACACTGATTTCTATTGGCTCTGGTGGTATCTCGGCACTTCAATCTTTTATTGTGATAACTGCCGTACCGGTCTCTTTCATCCTGCTTCCAAGTCTTTGGAAAGCGCCTAGCATTGCCAATACAATGGCGAAAGAGCAGGGTCTTGTTTAA
- a CDS encoding FUSC family protein: protein MLEQRAQEAFKVALSIALSIIIALAWGWDRAYWTIIAVSVIAATESYSQSVEKAKNRILGTGLGIITAFSLVSLFPQSRELFLTVTTVLLFVCVYLSSHIKFGYMFRMTFTVFAVIASSGQFDSDSTFLLAVLRMEQTLLALGVYSLVSSLLWPEKKEQLFWQTIESVWSRVNRQFYDFKTSERASIESDIETLRLMLSSNLRGYRQLTIQKAGLLDALDCIELLNGAAKSKSNKEQGIREAIELVQHQMHNGFSDSASLDQWVKNYRSVYQPLLAPKSAFSDDHTKRFDYSLKACCIFITGVLLWIYVPVPGGYVMPLMSGVLANSVSSMPNKATKLMGIFTAIFATLYLIQYVTLLPQFTGAWQLFIFYFINVFIMWFIGGKPGLEPLKIISGNMLANFTSSALSTTPSYSMTQAFTMLTVIYFVLMIVMFYNRLFEPNEQ, encoded by the coding sequence ATGTTAGAGCAAAGAGCCCAAGAGGCATTCAAGGTTGCGCTGTCAATTGCCCTCTCGATTATCATTGCATTAGCGTGGGGATGGGATCGCGCGTATTGGACTATCATCGCGGTGAGTGTGATTGCCGCGACCGAGTCTTATTCACAGTCAGTAGAAAAAGCCAAAAACCGGATACTCGGTACAGGGCTTGGCATTATTACCGCCTTTAGTCTCGTCAGTCTATTTCCACAAAGTCGTGAGTTATTTTTGACTGTCACGACCGTACTTTTGTTTGTTTGTGTCTACCTCAGCTCACATATCAAATTTGGTTATATGTTCAGAATGACTTTTACCGTGTTTGCGGTGATCGCTTCATCAGGGCAGTTTGATAGTGATAGTACGTTTCTGCTAGCAGTGCTTAGAATGGAACAAACCTTGTTGGCGCTTGGGGTGTATTCACTCGTGTCTTCACTTTTATGGCCAGAAAAGAAAGAACAGTTGTTTTGGCAAACAATAGAGAGTGTGTGGTCTCGAGTTAATCGTCAGTTTTATGACTTTAAGACCAGTGAGCGAGCGTCAATTGAAAGTGATATTGAAACACTGCGTCTGATGTTGAGTTCAAATTTGCGGGGTTACCGGCAGCTCACCATTCAAAAAGCTGGTTTGCTTGACGCTCTTGATTGTATCGAGCTACTTAATGGCGCGGCCAAATCAAAAAGCAATAAAGAGCAGGGCATTAGAGAAGCGATTGAGCTCGTTCAGCATCAGATGCACAACGGTTTTTCTGACTCTGCAAGTTTAGACCAATGGGTGAAGAACTATCGTTCGGTTTACCAACCGCTTTTGGCACCAAAGAGCGCATTTTCAGATGATCACACCAAACGCTTCGACTACTCGCTTAAAGCGTGCTGTATTTTTATCACCGGCGTGTTGCTGTGGATCTACGTTCCTGTGCCGGGTGGCTATGTAATGCCTTTGATGAGTGGTGTTCTTGCCAACTCAGTATCATCGATGCCGAATAAGGCAACAAAGTTGATGGGAATCTTTACAGCCATTTTCGCCACGCTGTATTTAATACAGTATGTGACTCTGTTGCCTCAATTCACAGGGGCTTGGCAGCTATTTATTTTTTATTTTATCAACGTGTTCATTATGTGGTTCATTGGCGGAAAACCAGGCCTAGAGCCATTGAAGATCATCTCGGGAAACATGCTCGCAAACTTTACATCGTCCGCTTTGAGCACGACACCAAGTTATAGTATGACTCAGGCATTTACGATGCTGACAGTTATCTATTTCGTGCTAATGATCGTGATGTTTTATAACCGGCTATTTGAGCCAAATGAGCAGTAG
- a CDS encoding HlyD family secretion protein: MVIATGLVVAHEYIHHESQPWTRDGQVRAHIITVTPRVTGPVTNIAIKDNTLVEKGQLLFEIDDSVYQAELHKAIAAQSQAQAQVKKAKNEQRRSFNLEQKTPGSVPTLQLNNLTSAVETAVASLESANASIESAKLDLEFTKVYAPTTGYVTNFNLREGSQVVANNAVVALIDKESFWIEGFFKETEIEGVQVGDTAMVTLMMRSNTALEGHVESVGYGIAKQDGSTGVNLLPSVNPNFQWIRLAQRIPVKVKLTHLPEDLELRVGTTASVQVFKK, translated from the coding sequence ATGGTGATAGCGACCGGCTTGGTCGTTGCCCATGAATACATACATCATGAGAGTCAGCCATGGACTCGAGATGGTCAAGTACGCGCACATATCATCACCGTCACCCCACGTGTGACTGGCCCCGTGACGAACATCGCGATAAAAGACAATACGCTGGTGGAAAAAGGACAACTACTGTTTGAGATAGACGACAGTGTTTATCAAGCTGAATTACACAAAGCGATTGCCGCTCAAAGCCAAGCACAAGCCCAAGTAAAGAAAGCAAAAAACGAACAAAGACGTTCGTTTAACTTAGAGCAGAAAACGCCGGGTTCGGTGCCGACTTTGCAATTGAACAACTTAACCAGTGCGGTTGAGACAGCAGTTGCAAGTTTAGAGTCTGCTAATGCATCGATAGAGAGTGCGAAGCTTGATCTTGAGTTTACAAAGGTTTATGCCCCGACGACCGGATATGTCACCAATTTTAACCTTAGAGAAGGGTCTCAAGTGGTGGCCAATAATGCTGTTGTGGCTCTGATTGATAAAGAGAGCTTTTGGATCGAAGGCTTTTTTAAAGAGACAGAGATAGAAGGCGTTCAAGTGGGTGATACCGCGATGGTGACATTGATGATGCGCTCAAATACAGCCTTAGAAGGTCATGTTGAGAGTGTTGGCTATGGCATCGCTAAGCAAGACGGTAGTACAGGCGTGAATTTGCTGCCAAGCGTGAACCCAAACTTTCAGTGGATTCGCTTAGCTCAACGTATTCCGGTGAAAGTGAAGTTAACCCATCTGCCTGAGGATTTGGAGTTGCGCGTGGGAACAACGGCGTCTGTTCAAGTGTTTAAGAAGTAG
- a CDS encoding DUF1656 domain-containing protein, translated as MQTTILNMPHELVWGEIYFPPLLLVVVIAFFINLLISKPLAKLGIYNCTVNPALVDICIVCLLSVLLGRFLIQF; from the coding sequence ATGCAAACGACAATCTTGAACATGCCACACGAACTCGTATGGGGAGAGATCTATTTTCCTCCTTTGCTGTTGGTCGTCGTGATCGCTTTTTTTATCAACTTACTAATTAGTAAGCCTCTGGCTAAGTTAGGTATTTACAACTGCACAGTAAACCCCGCTTTGGTGGATATTTGTATTGTGTGTCTGTTGTCTGTGCTTTTGGGCCGTTTCTTGATTCAGTTTTGA
- a CDS encoding phospholipase D family protein, which yields MPALQRISLTFLLLITLAGCSSLPETVEHSQESVAPQTQSSLSLMSEEHFGDQLSNGKSAVTLQDTGWDALAQRVALVEMAEQSIDIQYYIWNSDESGHYLGSRLVAAADRGVNVRLMLDDINLDEREDLLTTLDSHPNIEIRIYNPIPTRTGMAKFVRVLGDFSRLNRRMHNKSFTVDGTFSVVGGRNIGDEYFDLADDINFRDRDALITGEVVPEIQTSFLMYWDSEWSYPVNMLGGSTQDYGKMNALSAPIYADYPALPQGEDSAELFLGELLEKMTPVDADFVYDQPVPEDLSDTDTPKRTARALSELARESQQEMIWESAYLVMDDRQLEEMKALTNKGVHVKALTNSMASNDLITNHSAYAGRRQDMLESGMQLFELKPDSEVCEESTRDASKCAPHSAYGLHTKSAVFDRKVAGIGSFNFNLRSTYLNTESLLIIRDENLALELAEKMEHAMDVNNSWSLGLEEGDVRWYSGDESWDTEPDTGQWDRFKSGFLQLFPIEKYL from the coding sequence ATGCCTGCGCTTCAACGCATTAGTCTTACGTTTTTACTTTTGATCACTCTTGCGGGGTGTTCGTCACTGCCAGAAACTGTAGAACATTCACAAGAGAGTGTTGCTCCTCAAACCCAGTCTTCATTATCTTTAATGAGTGAGGAACATTTTGGCGACCAGTTGTCGAACGGTAAAAGTGCAGTCACACTGCAAGATACCGGTTGGGATGCGCTTGCACAGCGTGTTGCGTTGGTTGAAATGGCAGAGCAGAGCATTGATATTCAATACTACATCTGGAACTCGGACGAGTCGGGTCACTACCTTGGAAGTCGCTTAGTCGCGGCTGCTGATCGTGGGGTGAACGTTCGCTTAATGCTAGATGATATCAACCTTGATGAACGTGAAGATCTTTTGACCACGCTTGATTCTCACCCCAATATTGAAATCCGTATTTATAACCCGATTCCAACACGTACAGGCATGGCTAAGTTCGTTCGCGTATTAGGTGACTTCTCTCGCTTAAATCGTCGTATGCACAATAAGTCATTTACCGTGGACGGCACGTTCTCTGTCGTCGGAGGGCGTAATATTGGCGATGAGTATTTTGACCTTGCGGATGACATCAACTTTCGCGACCGCGATGCGCTTATCACAGGGGAAGTGGTACCGGAAATTCAAACCAGTTTCTTAATGTACTGGGACAGCGAATGGTCATATCCCGTTAACATGTTGGGTGGTTCAACACAGGATTATGGCAAGATGAATGCTCTTTCAGCCCCGATTTATGCCGACTATCCCGCACTTCCTCAAGGCGAAGACAGTGCTGAGCTTTTTCTTGGCGAGCTCCTTGAGAAAATGACGCCAGTTGATGCTGATTTTGTCTACGATCAGCCAGTTCCAGAAGACCTTTCGGACACAGACACACCGAAGAGAACGGCTCGTGCTTTATCAGAGTTAGCCCGTGAATCACAACAAGAAATGATTTGGGAGTCCGCTTATCTGGTGATGGATGATCGTCAGCTAGAAGAGATGAAGGCGCTAACAAACAAAGGGGTTCACGTGAAAGCGCTTACCAATTCAATGGCCTCGAACGATCTGATCACTAACCACTCGGCTTATGCGGGCCGTCGTCAAGACATGCTTGAAAGCGGTATGCAGTTATTCGAGTTGAAGCCTGATTCAGAGGTGTGTGAAGAGTCGACACGTGATGCATCAAAATGCGCCCCCCATTCTGCCTATGGTTTGCACACTAAATCGGCGGTATTCGATCGAAAAGTGGCGGGTATCGGATCATTTAACTTCAACTTACGCTCAACCTATCTTAATACAGAGTCCTTGTTGATTATCCGTGACGAGAACTTAGCTCTAGAGTTAGCAGAAAAAATGGAGCATGCGATGGACGTAAACAATAGTTGGTCGCTTGGCTTAGAAGAGGGTGATGTACGTTGGTATTCTGGTGATGAAAGCTGGGATACTGAGCCAGATACTGGCCAGTGGGATCGCTTTAAGTCGGGTTTCTTGCAGCTATTCCCGATTGAGAAGTATCTATAA